In one Brassica oleracea var. oleracea cultivar TO1000 chromosome C9, BOL, whole genome shotgun sequence genomic region, the following are encoded:
- the LOC106314762 gene encoding uncharacterized mitochondrial protein AtMg00860-like has translation MMSLQPPTTVKGIRSFLGHAGFYRRFIKNFSKIARPLTRLLCKDTKFEFNSDGLAAFHTIKGALISAPFVKPPNWDLPFEIMTDASDIAMGAVLGQRKDKKLHLIYYARMTNGRSSMPICYNRE, from the coding sequence ATGATGAGCTTGCAGCCACCAACCACAGTCAAAGGAATCAGAAGCTTCTTGGGACACGCCGGTTTCTATAGGAGGTTCATCAAGAATTTCTCAAAAATCGCAAGACCACTCACTAGGCTACTCTGCAAGGACACCAAGTTCGAGTTCAATAGCGATGGCTTGGCTGCTTTCCACACGATAAAAGGAGCCCTGATCAGTGCCCCATTCGTTAAACCTCCAAACTGGGACCTTCCTTTTGAGATCATGACTGATGCAAGTGATATCGCAATGGGAGCAGTCCTGGGACAGCGGAAAGATAAGAAACTGCACCTGATCTACTATGCGAGAATGACAAATGGACGGAGCTCAATGCCGATATGCTACAACCGAGAATGA
- the LOC106314761 gene encoding uncharacterized protein LOC106314761 translates to MRDATLYFWDEPFLYRHCKDGVFRRCVLEAEIPGILHHYHGSSYAEHFATFKTVSNILQAGFWWSTMFCDAQAFISKCNSCQRQGNISKRNEMPQNFILAIEVFDCWGIDFMVPFPPSYKNEYILVVVDYVSKWVEEIVSPTNDARVVTKMFKSIIFPRFGVPRVVISDGGTHFVNQVFQGLLKKNGVKHKVATAYHPQTSGVGVKIGWDEESATRYNTLLNTEILPTRFGHADTLAALGLDTDVFETLQAMGIAPLCYQTHELYPDLVRQVLATAHIRYENPSAPTYLNCSFSFMVDMKFCSLSLDKLNEIYETPDKRREVAVKNKFAPSNPLLGSKTVTTKLVFKCT, encoded by the exons ATGAGGGATGCAACACTCTACTTTTGGGATGAACCGTTCCTGTATCGACACTGCAAAGATGGAGTGTTCCGACGATGTGTTCTTGAAGCTGAGATTCCAGGGATACTACATCACTATCATGGTTCCTCTTATGCCGAGCACTTTGCAACATTCAAAACCGTCTCAAATATTTTGCAAGCCGGTTTCTGGTGGTCCACAATGTTCTGTGATGCTCAAGCTTTCATCTCCAAGTGCAATTCATGCCAGCGACAAGGGAACATCAGCAAGAGGAACGAGATGCCTCAGAACTTCATACTCGCGATCGAGGTGTTCGACTGTTGGGGGATTGACTTCATGGTACCATTCCCACCTTCGTACAAGAACGAGTACATCCTAGTCGTGGTAGACTATGTCTCAAAGTGGGTAGAAGAAATAGTCAGCCCCACTAATGATGCGCGTGTTGTGACCAAGATGTTCAAATCAATCATCTTTCCAAGGTTTGGAGTACCTAGGGTGGTCATAAGCGATGGAGGCACCCACTTCGTCAACCAAGTGTTCCAAGGGCTCTTGAAGAAGAACGGTGTCAAGCACAAAGTTGCAACCGCATATCACCCTCAAACAAGTGGTGTTGGGGTCAAAATCG GATGGGATGAGGAATCTGCGACAAGGTACAACACGCTCCTCAACACCGAGATCCTGCCCACTCGCTTCGGTCACGCGGACACCCTTGCGGCCCTTGGACTCGACACCGACGTGTTTGAAACACTCCAGGCCATGGGGATTGCTCCCCTCTGCTACCAAACACACGAGCTCTACCCAGATCTAGTCCGACAAGTGCTCGCTACAGCTCACATCAGGTACGAGAACCCTTCCGCGCCTACCTACTTGAACTGCTCCTTCTCATTCATGGTCGACATGAAGTTCTGCTCCCTCTCGCTTGACAAGCTCAACGAGATTTATGAGACTCCGGACAAGCGTAGGGAGGTAGCAGTGAAGAATAAGTTCGCACCATCAAACCCATTGTTGGGGTCAAAAACGGTTACGACGAAGTTAGTATTCAAATGTACATAA
- the LOC106313453 gene encoding phospholipase ABHD3, translated as MNCTITEEELVSPYLILFKSLCLIPFFHYLFFLFLAILLFLYLFLEIHFPRSDPISLTFNPNSDLCQFIVSKCRLLHGRYFPTIWLSSPHLQTAFLSLFGNSPPFCYKRNLFQATDGGTIALDWLMHSDVVEGISQVVNGSTPGNDRTPIAIVVPGLTSDSTAAYIKHLAFRLAKEGWNVVVSNHRGLGGISLTSDCVYNAGWTEDLRKVIDHIHSQFPEAPLFAVGTSIGANVLVKYLGEDGTDTPLVGATAVCSPWDLLICDRFINRKLVQKLYDRVLTVGLQGYAQLHHSIISRIADWEGIKKSRSVREFDNYATRLVAKFETTDAYYRHSSSAQFVGNVGVPLLCISALDDPVCTREAIPWDECRGNKNIVLATTTHGGHLAYYEGITATSMWWVRAVQEYFEVLLSSPYADRRQKTQIIPEPLESSIDQGPYILETGEDGLVAAAAASEVETTRANAEEEDSAQIGKTSYHLHKDNTRQGYNSLIGPLMNRVDQLSRYSRKSVWLLAYIAIISTWPLLGPALLLSIKKRFRRLIKN; from the exons ATGAACTGTACAATCACAGAGGAGGAATTGGTCTCTCCTTACCTCATCCTCTTCAAATCTCTCTGTCTCATCCCATTCTTTCACTATCTCTTCTTCCTCTTCTTGGCAATCTTACTCTTCCTCTACTTGTTCCTCGAGATTCATTTCCCCAGATCAGATCCTATTTCGCTCACCTTCAATCCCAACTCCGACTTGTGCCAGTTTATCGTCTCCAAGTGTCGCCTCCTTCACGGACG CTACTTTCCTACCATCTGGCTTTCAAGCCCTCATCTTCAAACGGCCTTTCTTAGCCTTTTCGGAAACTCACCTCCTTTCTGCTATAAGCG AAATCTCTTTCAAGCAACAGATGGTGGCACTATTGCTTTGGACTGGTTAATGCATTCTGATG TCGTGGAAGGCATATCTCAAGTGGTCAACGGCTCAACTCCAGGAAATGATAGGACTCCAATTGCTATTGTGGTTCCAGGCCTCACTAGTGATTCTACTGCTGCT TATATTAAACATCTTGCCTTTAGACTGGCAAAGGAAGGATGGAATGTTGTTGTGAGCAACCACCGTGGTCTTGGAGGCATTTCTTTAACT TCTGACTGCGTCTACAATGCTGGATGGACAGAAGATCTTCGGAAAGTAATTGATCACATACATTCTCAGTTCCCAGAGGCTCCTTTGTTTGCTGTTGGAACAAGCATCGGTGCCAACGTCCTG GTAAAATATCTTGGGGAAGATGGCACTGATACACCTCTTGTTGGAGCTACTGCTGTGTGCTCTCCTTGGGATCTTTTG ATATGTGATCGATTCATCAACCGTAAACTCGTGCAAAAACTCTATGACAGAGTTCTTACTGTTGGTCTACAAGGCTATGCACAACT GCACCACTCCATCATTTCTCGGATAGCCGATTGGGAAGGCATTAAGAAG TCACGTTCGGTTCGAGAGTTTGACAACTACGCCACCAGACTTGTAGCCAAATTCGAG ACAACTGATGCATACTATAGACATTCGAGCAGTGCGCAGTTTGTGGGAAATGTCGGTGTTCCGCTCCTTTGCATCAGTGCTTTGGATGATCCAGTTTGTACTAGGGAAGCTATTCCCTGGGACGAATGTAG GGGAAACAAAAACATAGTTCTGGCAACCACAACTCATGGTGGTCATCTTGCTTATTATGAAGGAATTACAGCAACAAGCATGTG GTGGGTTAGGGCCGTGCAAGAATATTTTGAAGTGCTTCTCTCCAGCCCTTATGCAGACCGAAGACAAAAG ACGCAGATCATCCCGGAACCATTGGAATCTTCGATTGATCAGGGACCATATATTCTGGAAACTGGAGAAGACGGGCTTGTTGCAGCAGCAGCAGCAAGTGAAGTGGAAACAACAAGAGCTAATGCAGAAGAAGAGGATAGTGCTCAAATTGGAAAGACAAGTTATCATCTACATAAAGACAACACTCGTCAAGGTTATAACAGTTTAATCGGTCCTTTAATGAATAGAGTGGATCAGCTTTCAAGATACAGCAGGAAATCGGTATGGCTATTAGCTTACATTGCTATAATCTCGACATGGCCACTTCTAGGACCTGCGCTTTTGTTATCAATCAAGAAAAGATTCAGAAGGCTCATAAAAAATTAG